The following proteins are co-located in the Methanomassiliicoccales archaeon genome:
- a CDS encoding amino acid permease, which produces MAEVTKPAGSGTSGVEVTLRRDLGMLEVLMIGIGPNIGSTIFVLVGIAIGIAGPAIMLALTLNLIVTLFTAMSYAELASAMPETGGGYLWIKEALFPPFGFLGGWMSWVGHCIACAVYAVGFGFGVAGIFSNLGVDFFGFSSDIISKIFAALISLFFIYLNWRGVKGAGRSQILISMVLLGIIITFLLFATLYLMKGDIASDAFEPFFIEPALMTVATSMGFTFMIFEGYEIVAQTGEEVKNPHRTVPRAMFLCILISGSLFLIMTMATLMILGFERILELDLMNRGQDVLVVAADAVVPVVGGLLISIGIIIGSIAAVNSVVFSTSRVSFAMGRDGNLPSLFGKLNPVRQTPSFALFISGAIIILACVSLPINQVAAVADIFILILFILVNVAAIQMRRRRPDLKRSFIMPLFPLFPLAGISAKFFLAVTLFDYEPYAWWLAIAIILIGLLMHYFAKGKEEIERVPLPARAPMSEEERSKYRVLIPLDEPNQAIIDIGQILAQRHEGEILLTSIVEVPTAVPLNAIDPKRIEEKKRMLEKIKRQVEAHGIPTRALVSVSHDVATAIIDTAKEEAANMILMGWKGYTRTKKRVLGRKIDEIVRRAVCDVIVLRAEDRLAPKNILILSGGLWHVSAATQVAADIAVANASRVTILNAMIHDKYLSKARDYAKRLTAIVEAAGVPVIIKEIHPETIVGGVVAESLDYDLLVMGTSAVRPWEHFDFGPIQDKIIKNAKCPVLIYKRVVTTTPEEKRQKEREEAEELEEERLERTLERTSGLK; this is translated from the coding sequence GTGGCAGAGGTCACCAAGCCTGCCGGCTCAGGAACGAGCGGCGTCGAGGTCACCCTAAGGAGAGACCTGGGCATGCTCGAGGTGCTGATGATCGGCATAGGCCCTAACATCGGCTCCACCATCTTCGTGTTGGTGGGCATAGCCATCGGGATTGCCGGGCCAGCCATAATGCTGGCCTTGACCCTGAATCTTATTGTCACCCTCTTCACCGCCATGTCCTATGCTGAGCTGGCCAGTGCCATGCCTGAGACGGGAGGAGGCTATCTCTGGATAAAAGAGGCTCTCTTCCCTCCCTTCGGTTTCTTGGGAGGATGGATGTCCTGGGTAGGGCATTGCATCGCGTGCGCCGTGTACGCGGTAGGGTTTGGCTTCGGGGTGGCAGGCATCTTCTCCAACCTCGGGGTGGATTTCTTTGGGTTTTCCAGCGATATCATATCAAAGATCTTCGCTGCTCTTATTTCCCTGTTCTTCATCTACTTGAATTGGAGAGGGGTGAAAGGAGCGGGGCGATCTCAAATCCTGATATCCATGGTCCTCCTTGGCATAATAATCACTTTTCTCCTTTTCGCCACCCTATATCTTATGAAGGGCGATATTGCATCCGATGCCTTCGAGCCTTTCTTCATAGAGCCGGCGCTCATGACGGTGGCCACATCCATGGGTTTTACCTTCATGATCTTCGAGGGCTATGAGATCGTGGCCCAGACGGGGGAGGAGGTCAAGAATCCTCACCGCACCGTCCCGCGGGCCATGTTTCTCTGCATCCTCATCTCTGGCTCTCTCTTTCTGATCATGACCATGGCCACACTCATGATACTGGGATTCGAGCGAATATTGGAATTGGATCTCATGAACCGAGGCCAGGACGTCCTGGTGGTGGCTGCCGATGCGGTGGTTCCGGTGGTGGGAGGGCTGCTCATCTCCATCGGCATCATAATCGGTTCCATAGCCGCTGTCAACTCAGTGGTCTTCTCCACCTCTAGAGTGTCTTTCGCCATGGGACGGGATGGCAACCTCCCCTCCCTTTTCGGAAAGTTGAATCCTGTTAGGCAAACTCCTTCCTTCGCTCTCTTCATAAGCGGGGCGATAATCATCCTAGCCTGTGTCAGCCTTCCTATCAATCAAGTGGCGGCCGTGGCGGATATTTTCATCCTTATCCTCTTCATATTGGTCAATGTCGCGGCGATTCAGATGCGTCGTAGAAGGCCTGACCTGAAGCGCAGCTTCATCATGCCCCTGTTCCCCCTCTTCCCTCTAGCTGGCATCAGTGCGAAATTCTTCCTGGCCGTGACGCTGTTTGATTATGAGCCTTATGCCTGGTGGCTGGCGATCGCCATCATACTGATTGGCCTCCTCATGCACTATTTCGCCAAGGGAAAAGAGGAGATCGAGCGCGTTCCTTTGCCTGCGCGTGCTCCTATGTCAGAGGAGGAGCGCAGCAAATACCGCGTACTCATCCCTCTTGACGAGCCGAATCAGGCAATCATAGACATAGGTCAGATATTGGCCCAAAGGCATGAGGGAGAGATTCTTCTGACCTCAATCGTAGAAGTGCCCACCGCTGTCCCTCTGAATGCTATCGACCCTAAGCGCATAGAAGAGAAGAAGAGGATGCTAGAGAAGATAAAGCGACAAGTAGAGGCGCATGGAATACCCACTCGGGCGTTGGTCTCGGTCTCGCATGACGTGGCTACGGCTATAATTGATACCGCGAAGGAAGAAGCGGCCAACATGATCCTCATGGGATGGAAGGGCTATACACGGACCAAGAAGAGGGTTTTAGGTCGCAAGATAGATGAGATCGTCAGGAGGGCTGTATGCGATGTGATAGTCCTGAGGGCAGAGGACCGTCTCGCCCCGAAGAACATATTGATCTTATCTGGTGGGCTGTGGCACGTTTCCGCCGCCACTCAAGTGGCTGCGGATATCGCAGTGGCCAATGCCTCACGTGTCACAATCCTAAACGCCATGATCCACGACAAGTACCTCTCCAAAGCGCGCGACTATGCCAAAAGGCTGACCGCCATCGTGGAGGCGGCGGGAGTGCCCGTGATCATCAAGGAGATACATCCTGAGACCATAGTGGGAGGAGTGGTGGCCGAGTCCTTGGACTATGATCTGCTGGTCATGGGAACTTCCGCGGTGAGGCCTTGGGAGCATTTCGATTTCGGACCAATACAAGATAAGATAATCAAGAATGCCAAGTGCCCTGTCCTCATATACAAACGGGTGGTGACTACCACTCCTGAGGAGAAGAGGCAGAAGGAGAGAGAAGAGGCGGAGGAGCTGGAAGAAGAGAGGTTGGAAAGAACCCTGGAACGGACTAGCGGGCTGAAATAG
- a CDS encoding DUF2099 family protein — MARHVVEMAKSVIEVEDGKVKVIERPRIRRCPLRRSLYGCESEDEWTVRRVLSSHIEDLGMYTSKRVLRLREDPVSFGASEMLSDALQEGLLDAAVVVCEGVGSVIIDRPEVLQAVGAHMTGIIYTEEIRDTRRRLERMGATTLGECRIDQVAGFALAVEKGYRKVAVTVTGLKPEEALKLRRMGRYLGQRATILAVHTTGISERTARSLSRHCDLVWACASLHVRRIIGPRALMQVGTGIPVFALTQEGKRIALNRAFKIKEPIIIQRCGLPCLDEAKQPEPLL, encoded by the coding sequence ATGGCCAGACATGTGGTGGAGATGGCCAAGAGCGTGATCGAGGTCGAGGATGGCAAAGTTAAGGTGATCGAAAGACCTAGGATTCGCAGGTGCCCCCTCAGGCGCAGCCTTTATGGCTGCGAGAGCGAGGATGAGTGGACCGTGCGGAGAGTTCTATCCTCTCATATCGAGGATCTGGGAATGTACACTTCCAAGCGGGTGCTGAGGCTGCGCGAGGACCCTGTTAGCTTCGGCGCCTCCGAGATGCTGAGCGATGCCCTCCAAGAAGGTCTGCTTGACGCTGCAGTGGTGGTCTGTGAAGGCGTAGGCAGCGTGATAATCGATCGGCCAGAGGTCCTTCAGGCCGTGGGCGCTCACATGACTGGTATAATCTACACAGAGGAGATTCGCGACACTCGCCGGCGCTTGGAAAGGATGGGGGCCACGACCCTGGGAGAATGCCGCATCGATCAGGTGGCGGGCTTCGCTTTGGCGGTGGAGAAAGGATATCGAAAGGTAGCGGTGACCGTCACAGGTTTGAAACCCGAAGAGGCCTTGAAATTGAGAAGAATGGGGCGCTACCTGGGCCAAAGGGCCACGATTCTCGCGGTGCATACCACGGGCATAAGCGAAAGGACGGCGAGGAGTCTCTCCCGCCATTGCGACCTGGTGTGGGCGTGCGCTTCCTTGCATGTACGCAGGATAATCGGCCCCAGGGCGCTGATGCAAGTGGGCACAGGCATCCCTGTTTTTGCCCTTACCCAGGAAGGTAAGAGGATTGCTCTCAATCGCGCCTTCAAAATCAAGGAACCGATCATAATACAAAGGTGCGGACTTCCTTGTCTGGACGAGGCTAAGCAGCCGGAGCCATTGCTCTAA
- a CDS encoding GNAT family N-acetyltransferase, giving the protein MSSGLLYVPLERGDIPYLLRMTRENMAPIIRSAWGVDWNDEALLELLLDKSLITEVLKAGEEILGYYCLDQRGDFLFVVSIQVSKRAQRKGLGRDMMQRIESLAVRAGLEGIELCVQITNERAIGFYEHLGYRTVARVRNNLVMRKLLRGGN; this is encoded by the coding sequence GTGTCGTCAGGGCTGCTCTACGTACCTTTGGAACGGGGAGATATCCCCTATCTGCTCAGGATGACGAGGGAGAATATGGCCCCTATCATTCGCTCAGCTTGGGGGGTAGATTGGAATGATGAGGCTCTGCTCGAACTGCTGCTGGATAAGAGTCTCATCACCGAGGTTTTAAAAGCGGGGGAAGAGATTTTGGGTTATTATTGCTTGGATCAGCGGGGAGATTTTCTTTTCGTGGTTTCCATACAGGTGTCGAAAAGAGCGCAGCGTAAGGGCCTAGGTCGAGACATGATGCAACGCATCGAAAGCCTGGCGGTCAGGGCTGGCCTGGAGGGAATCGAGCTATGCGTACAGATAACCAATGAGAGAGCCATCGGATTCTATGAGCACCTTGGATATCGGACGGTAGCCAGGGTGCGCAACAATCTAGTCATGAGGAAGCTGTTGCGAGGAGGAAATTGA
- a CDS encoding iron-sulfur cluster assembly accessory protein has translation MRCEVQSYMVTITPEAGKYINELIQKNNKQGYGIRIYLSGMGCSGPQFGMSFQQGKKEGDIEEKADGFSIYYDQETKELLDSCTVDFIETPYGSGLIVNNPNATGCSSCGGGCH, from the coding sequence ATGAGGTGCGAGGTGCAAAGTTACATGGTCACCATAACGCCTGAGGCGGGGAAGTACATCAACGAACTCATCCAGAAGAATAACAAGCAGGGCTACGGCATTAGGATCTATCTATCCGGAATGGGGTGCTCTGGACCACAGTTCGGGATGTCCTTCCAGCAAGGCAAGAAAGAGGGAGATATCGAAGAGAAGGCCGATGGCTTCTCCATATATTACGATCAGGAGACTAAGGAGCTGCTAGACAGCTGCACTGTGGACTTCATCGAAACCCCCTATGGTTCTGGTCTCATTGTGAATAATCCCAACGCTACCGGCTGTAGCAGCTGTGGCGGCGGCTGTCATTGA
- a CDS encoding helicase-related protein translates to MFVEHPLIKPQALEERDYQRALSDIASKASTLIVLPTGMGKTVIALRVMAEVLRKGAKVLFLAPTKPLVEQHAAFLQQFLMGKKVGVMTGEFPPEEREAIWIENDVIVSTPQVVANDLHCERVNFSKFKLLIFDEAHRAVGNYAYVQVAREYREQGGELILGMTASPGSKRARIEEVCANLGIERIEQRSESDPDVAKYIHEIQMDAIEMELPIELKRLVLILRSLLAKYVEELMRLKAIEPGRPINRKHLLELGNALQARYKAGERHRNLFRAMSLQAMAVKVDHALEMAETQGTSALLDYLERLKEEAESEEGTRAAREIINAPEYQKAWNLAKATKVEHPKLGRLMTIVARQIGERPDARIIVFTHFRTTCDLVASKLAEVEGARVAKLVGQADRCGDRGLRQREQVDVLERFREGHFNVLVATSVGEEGLDVANTDLVIFYEPVPSEIRSIQRRGRTGRKRAGRIVVLVTKRTRDEAYFYASMNKERAMRKGLSRLQRELEPKPEEDRKEEMKQDKKQPEALEGRKTRKGQREILDFA, encoded by the coding sequence GTGTTCGTGGAGCATCCACTGATCAAACCCCAGGCATTGGAGGAGCGCGATTACCAAAGGGCACTCTCTGATATCGCCTCCAAAGCGTCAACATTGATCGTATTGCCTACCGGGATGGGCAAGACGGTCATAGCCCTGCGGGTCATGGCTGAAGTTCTGCGCAAGGGGGCCAAAGTCCTATTCCTAGCGCCCACCAAACCGTTGGTCGAGCAGCATGCCGCCTTCCTTCAACAATTCCTTATGGGAAAAAAGGTTGGGGTTATGACAGGGGAGTTCCCCCCTGAAGAAAGAGAGGCCATATGGATTGAGAACGATGTCATAGTCTCCACCCCGCAAGTGGTTGCCAATGATCTCCATTGTGAACGCGTCAATTTCTCTAAGTTCAAACTCCTGATTTTCGATGAGGCCCACAGGGCAGTGGGCAACTACGCCTATGTGCAGGTGGCCAGGGAGTATCGTGAACAGGGAGGGGAGCTAATCCTGGGCATGACTGCTTCGCCAGGCAGCAAGAGGGCTCGGATCGAGGAGGTATGCGCCAACCTAGGCATCGAACGCATTGAGCAGAGGAGCGAGTCCGACCCTGACGTGGCCAAGTACATCCATGAGATACAAATGGACGCTATAGAGATGGAGCTGCCCATTGAGCTTAAACGCTTGGTCCTTATCCTGCGCTCTCTCTTGGCAAAATATGTGGAGGAGCTGATGCGATTGAAGGCCATAGAGCCAGGACGCCCCATCAATCGCAAGCATCTCCTGGAGCTGGGGAATGCCCTTCAGGCTCGATATAAGGCTGGAGAGAGACATAGGAATCTGTTCAGGGCCATGAGCCTGCAGGCCATGGCGGTGAAGGTGGATCATGCCCTGGAAATGGCAGAGACACAGGGCACCAGCGCCCTCCTTGATTACCTCGAGCGCCTCAAAGAGGAGGCGGAGTCGGAAGAGGGGACACGCGCCGCCAGGGAGATCATAAATGCACCCGAATACCAAAAAGCTTGGAATCTGGCGAAAGCCACCAAGGTGGAGCATCCCAAGCTAGGTCGTTTGATGACTATAGTGGCAAGACAAATAGGGGAGAGGCCAGATGCACGAATCATCGTCTTCACGCATTTCCGCACCACCTGTGATTTGGTGGCCTCCAAGCTCGCGGAGGTAGAAGGGGCGAGGGTAGCAAAGCTGGTGGGACAAGCCGACCGATGCGGAGACAGAGGGCTGAGGCAGAGAGAGCAGGTCGATGTGCTCGAGCGCTTCCGCGAAGGACACTTTAACGTCCTTGTGGCTACAAGCGTGGGGGAAGAGGGGTTGGATGTGGCCAATACCGACCTGGTCATCTTCTATGAGCCAGTCCCATCCGAGATACGCTCCATCCAAAGGCGCGGGAGGACAGGTCGTAAACGAGCGGGGAGGATAGTGGTGCTAGTGACCAAGCGTACCAGGGACGAGGCTTATTTCTATGCCAGCATGAACAAGGAGCGGGCCATGAGAAAAGGCCTATCCCGGCTTCAGAGGGAGTTGGAACCCAAGCCCGAGGAGGATAGAAAAGAGGAGATGAAACAGGATAAGAAGCAGCCGGAGGCACTGGAAGGCCGGAAGACCAGAAAGGGGCAGCGTGAGATATTGGATTTTGCCTGA